A single region of the Mycobacterium avium subsp. avium genome encodes:
- a CDS encoding 5-oxoprolinase subunit B family protein gives MSVTDLSGDLAHHLPTALVGNAVLDYGDRALMVQCGSTAEVLAWAQALRAAALPGVVDIVPAARTVLVKLDDPGRQGLLRQRLRKMNVTAAPTPPAERHADVVIDVVYDGPDLAEVAEHTGLTIPQLIDAHTGTPWQVGFSGFAPGFAYLVDGDPRLRVPRRAEPRTAVPAGSVALAGEFSAIYPRRSPGGWQLIGHTDAVLWDLQRPNPALLTQGMWVQFRAV, from the coding sequence ATGAGCGTGACGGACCTTAGCGGCGACCTGGCCCACCACCTGCCGACAGCCCTGGTCGGCAACGCCGTGCTGGACTACGGCGATCGAGCGCTGATGGTGCAATGCGGCAGTACCGCAGAGGTATTGGCGTGGGCGCAGGCGCTGCGCGCCGCGGCGCTGCCCGGCGTGGTCGACATCGTGCCTGCGGCCCGCACGGTGCTGGTCAAGCTCGACGACCCCGGCCGGCAAGGCCTCCTCCGGCAGCGGCTGCGCAAGATGAACGTCACCGCCGCGCCCACCCCGCCCGCCGAGCGCCACGCCGACGTGGTCATCGACGTCGTCTACGACGGCCCGGATTTGGCCGAGGTCGCCGAACACACCGGACTGACCATCCCGCAGCTGATCGACGCCCACACCGGCACCCCGTGGCAGGTCGGATTCAGTGGATTCGCACCGGGTTTCGCGTACCTGGTGGACGGCGACCCGCGGCTGCGGGTGCCGCGGCGCGCCGAGCCGCGCACCGCCGTGCCGGCCGGCTCGGTGGCGCTGGCCGGTGAATTCAGCGCGATCTATCCGCGCCGGTCGCCCGGCGGCTGGCAGCTGATCGGGCACACCGACGCGGTGCTGTGGGATCTGCAGCGACCCAACCCGGCCCTGCTGACGCAGGGCATGTGGGTTCAGTTCCGGGCCGTCTAG
- a CDS encoding ABC transporter substrate-binding protein yields the protein MRQGWNRRGFLQLAGAAGVAATAGAAGLSAGCSAHQPPPGGAGPGSVTLTHLFGQTVVKEPPKRVVSAGYTEQDDLLAVGVVPIAVTNWFGDQPFAVWPWAADKLGGAQPTVLNLDNGIPVDQIAGLKPDLIVAINAGLDADTYQKLSAIAPTVAQSDGDAFFEPWKEQAAAVGQAVFAAEKMKPLVAGVDQKFTDIGKKNPQWTGKKALLMHGALWQGTVVATMAGWRTDFLNQMGLVIADSIKPFDTDQRAVIPRDHIKSVLESADVVIWTTQNPDDQKALLADPEVAGSLTTAQNRHIFTTKDQAGAIAFASPLSYPVIADQLPPQLTKILG from the coding sequence ATGCGACAGGGATGGAATCGACGGGGATTCTTGCAGCTCGCAGGGGCAGCAGGCGTGGCCGCGACGGCCGGTGCGGCCGGGCTGTCGGCGGGGTGCTCGGCACACCAGCCGCCCCCGGGGGGCGCCGGGCCGGGATCGGTGACCCTCACCCACCTGTTCGGCCAGACCGTCGTCAAGGAACCGCCCAAGCGCGTCGTCAGCGCCGGCTACACCGAGCAGGACGACCTGCTCGCCGTGGGCGTGGTGCCGATCGCGGTGACCAACTGGTTCGGTGACCAGCCGTTCGCGGTGTGGCCTTGGGCCGCAGACAAACTCGGCGGGGCCCAGCCCACCGTGCTGAACCTGGACAACGGCATCCCGGTCGACCAGATCGCCGGTCTCAAACCGGATCTGATCGTGGCCATCAACGCGGGGCTGGACGCCGACACCTACCAGAAGCTGTCCGCGATCGCCCCGACCGTGGCGCAATCGGACGGGGACGCCTTCTTCGAACCGTGGAAGGAGCAGGCCGCCGCCGTCGGCCAGGCGGTGTTCGCGGCCGAGAAGATGAAGCCGTTGGTCGCCGGCGTCGACCAGAAGTTCACCGATATCGGCAAGAAGAACCCGCAATGGACCGGCAAGAAGGCGCTGCTGATGCACGGGGCGCTGTGGCAGGGCACCGTGGTGGCCACCATGGCCGGCTGGCGCACCGACTTCCTCAACCAGATGGGGCTGGTCATCGCCGACAGCATCAAACCGTTCGACACCGATCAGCGCGCCGTCATCCCGCGTGACCACATCAAATCGGTGCTGGAATCCGCCGACGTGGTGATCTGGACGACCCAGAACCCCGACGACCAAAAGGCGCTGCTGGCCGACCCCGAGGTGGCCGGGTCGCTGACCACCGCACAGAACCGGCACATCTTCACCACCAAGGACCAGGCGGGTGCGATCGCCTTCGCGTCCCCGCTGAGCTACCCGGTGATCGCCGACCAGCTGCCCCCGCAGCTGACCAAGATCCTGGGCTAG
- a CDS encoding TetR family transcriptional regulator — protein sequence MPASEAPPGLRERKKIKTRQAIRREAFRLIEQNGYAATTVEQIAEAADVSPSTFFRYFGSKESLLLADDLDPLILDALKAQPRELSLPQAFRRAYATVLSQLPDDQLEFESTRQRLMFSIPELKAAMYDEYYRTVTVAAEAIAHRIGRAADDFEVRVFAGALTGAMMAAFDSAPTTAETIYRALDFMDAGMPLD from the coding sequence ATGCCGGCCAGTGAGGCTCCCCCGGGCCTGCGGGAGCGCAAGAAGATCAAGACCCGCCAGGCCATCAGGCGCGAGGCGTTTCGCCTCATCGAGCAGAACGGCTACGCCGCGACCACCGTCGAACAGATCGCCGAGGCCGCCGACGTGTCGCCGAGCACCTTCTTCCGCTACTTCGGGTCCAAGGAGTCGCTGCTGCTCGCCGACGACCTGGACCCGCTGATCCTGGACGCCCTCAAGGCGCAGCCGCGCGAGCTGTCGCTGCCGCAGGCGTTCCGCCGGGCCTATGCGACGGTGCTGTCCCAGCTGCCCGACGACCAGCTGGAGTTCGAGAGCACCCGGCAGCGGCTGATGTTCTCCATCCCCGAGCTCAAGGCAGCCATGTACGACGAGTACTACCGCACCGTGACCGTCGCCGCCGAGGCGATCGCGCATCGGATCGGCCGGGCCGCAGACGATTTCGAGGTCCGGGTGTTCGCCGGGGCGTTGACCGGCGCCATGATGGCGGCCTTTGACAGCGCCCCCACCACGGCCGAGACCATCTACCGGGCACTGGATTTCATGGACGCCGGGATGCCGCTGGACTGA
- a CDS encoding 5-oxoprolinase/urea amidolyase family protein encodes MPFLEILCTGPLAVIEDLGRPGLAHLGVSRSGAADRRAHKLANRLVANPDDRATVEVTFGGFAARVRGGDVDIAVTGADADPTVDGIEFGSNSIQHVRDGQVIALGTPRAGLRSYLAVRGGICVDPVLGSRSYDVMSAIGPAPLRAGDRLPIGEHTQDYPELDQAPVAAITGHLMELQVVPGPRDDWLVNPDALVHTIWMASDRSDRVGMRLEGRPLQHRYPDRQLPSEGTTRGAIQVPPNGLPVILGPDHPVTGGYPVVGVVTDEDVDKVAQVRPGQYVRLHWARPRALAGAHAGAASWPFA; translated from the coding sequence GTGCCATTCCTGGAGATACTGTGCACCGGGCCGCTGGCCGTCATCGAAGACCTGGGCCGGCCGGGCCTGGCCCACCTCGGCGTCAGCCGGTCCGGAGCCGCCGACCGGCGCGCGCACAAGCTGGCCAACCGGCTGGTGGCCAACCCCGACGACCGAGCCACCGTGGAGGTGACCTTCGGCGGTTTCGCGGCCCGGGTCCGCGGCGGCGACGTTGACATCGCGGTGACCGGGGCCGACGCGGATCCCACGGTCGACGGAATCGAGTTCGGCAGCAACAGCATTCAGCATGTGCGCGACGGCCAAGTGATCGCGTTGGGCACGCCCCGCGCCGGGCTGCGCAGCTACCTCGCGGTCCGCGGCGGCATCTGCGTGGACCCGGTGCTGGGTTCGCGCAGCTACGACGTGATGTCGGCCATCGGCCCGGCGCCGCTGCGGGCCGGAGACCGGCTGCCGATCGGGGAACACACGCAGGACTATCCCGAACTGGACCAGGCGCCGGTGGCGGCCATCACCGGGCATCTGATGGAACTGCAGGTGGTGCCGGGGCCGCGCGACGACTGGTTGGTCAATCCCGATGCACTGGTGCACACCATCTGGATGGCCTCCGACCGCAGCGACCGCGTCGGCATGCGGCTGGAGGGTCGCCCCCTGCAACACCGCTACCCGGACCGGCAGCTGCCCAGCGAGGGCACCACCCGCGGCGCAATCCAGGTGCCGCCCAACGGTTTACCGGTGATCCTGGGGCCCGACCACCCGGTCACCGGCGGCTACCCGGTGGTCGGCGTGGTCACCGACGAGGACGTCGACAAGGTCGCCCAGGTGCGGCCCGGCCAATACGTGCGGCTGCACTGGGCGCGGCCCCGGGCGCTGGCCGGCGCCCACGCCGGCGCCGCCAGTTGGCCGTTCGCCTGA